atttattttttaagagtaCATGAAACCAATTTATATTCACTTCTAGcgcacatttccttttttttccttggtcTGATCCCAGTTTTGCTCTAGCCAGTATCTATTGGCCTGAACCGTGTCCATGGTTGAGTCATTTAACTTACAGGTAACTTACAGCTAATTATAGTGAATAAATGGGGGTGATAGTGAGGGGGTTTGCTACCGGGAAAAATATCTTCACCATGATACAAACCTTAATAAAACACAGGGGTAATATGTGAATGCCGGTCGCTCTTTGCATATTCTTATTTATTCCATCCATATGAATATAAACACCCTATCTATATGAACAGTAGTGACATACACTGCATCCAAAATGATTATTCTACTAATGTTCTACATAAatggaataaaagttttttaaaaaaatgagattcgGAGTGTGGTCCGCTTTCTTTTACTACCCTTGTATTTTGATTTGTGATGGACATGGTGGCAAGTGGATCCAAACGATTCTATATGGATTTCTACAATAGACCCGATTTATTTATCCAAACTTGGAGCGGtcacactttcatcactgaagctgggtgatccagcaaacctggaatggatttcttaaaagtcatttgctttttgttagaaaatgtctaACAAAAACTTTCAGTCCTGGACACAAAGCTTAATACACAAAGCTGACAGATCCAAGTAAGAGACAGAATTACATTAGTTGTGATTACCTGCTGAATGTTATCAGTGCAGCACAGCCTAGTATGGCTTCTAATGcatagaagagaagaagaataCAGCTCAGCACGGTCTCCAACCGCAGTGCATAGGTCTGAAGAAACAGGAAATACAGAGATAGCAATCCCGCTGGAATGGTTAGACCCACGCTGACTGCAAGAGGGAACTTCCGCTCACACTGGTTTCCACGACATCCTGGAGaacaaaataatgacattttggaAATTGAATAATTGAGAAAAAGAACAATGTTTTGCACTACCTAAAATGCAGGCATATATGCAGCAAGGTATTTTTATACGGTATACCCTTCTACTACTTGCAATTATCTTAGTGTACATACCCCAAAATGATAAACTTTTAAggtaaatttaattttagtttgaATCAGCTAAATACAAACCatgtgcaaagttttttttctttcattttctttggaAGGCAATCACAGCttgagtaaaaaaaagtctgcccCCTGCCAGCATGTTGCAAAGTTGAAACCTTGCTTTCTGTACAGAAacagtggtctccctgcagaggtCAAACTGTTATGTTAGGACACTCCAAGCATCAGTGTGCAGGAACTTTACTGATTGCAGAGCTAAAGGTAGCAAGTTGGATGCCCAATCACTTGTAggtatactgtaaatatttgacTATTAaccatgtccccccccccccccccaaaaaaaaaaaaagggggcctGTAGAATAAAACagcaatgataacatttttatggCACACAATGAGTCTTATTAGATAAAAAATCTTCTATCTTTTATTCAGGTCACACTAGTAAATGGCAAGTGTCCCtatgtaaagtttgtaacaaactCATACAAGAAGTTGGTATAAGAAGACAGTACACATGaagacacagctccatctactggtgcccaacaataatgcacaaaaaaaatttcatagcaagtcataaccaactcaaaagaacaaaatacttacctataaaaagagagaaaaaagctATACATGTTGAGCCCTTGAAATGTTAATCGTTTtacccctttaaataaatgttttaaaaatactgtcTATTTACTTATTGTTATTGCCATTTCTATTGATTATGGTTTGGAATGTTACCAGTAACAGCCGTATTTTGTgcccttggtttatacttgaatcaaagcaatgttctgtattttcaggtaaaaataagtaccttggtttattttaaaatatatacagtatttcaagAAAGTCCCATTATTCTTTGAATGACtgcactttatatattttgttgtcaTCAGTGTAGACTCCCCTATGTGAAAGTAGAATGAATTAATAATGGCTCACCAGGTACAAATATCCAGGAAGATTTCACAATGAGATCTAGAATGACTTTAGGTCACAGCTCtgatatattattacattttaatgaatcCTCACATTGggaaaatcatttattatttatattttctattgttCTGTGGCTTTCCTGGTCACCTTTCCTGTCTAACATCAAATGCACATGAATCAGCAAGCATTATGTCTGACAGAATCCTACAAAGAGTGTTTAGTATCTTGTCCTGTGATATTGTACAAActgtataatgtaaaatacagatattgcttACAGCTgaattgtacaaaaatatactgatgaagagaccctgtcaccaggtTTAAATAAATGGGTGAAATCACATGGAAAAGGgtgttttaaatgcttacttgagatgtttttctttagttaatgtttttttttttatttacttgctatGTGCATTTAAACCTGCTGGAACATTTGACTTCTTGAGGAAGACTCAGTTCCCTAGCACGGCCCACTATCACCCTGCATAACACAGCTCTTTCCTCTTCTAAGCCTCATCACCACATAGTCcctaggacaggggtctgcaacctgcggctcttcagcctccttgttgtggctcccttcggctgccgcggggagatctctgatgggggatccccttcctcccaagacactgcggaggagggggattccctatccggtgttctaatgaaaaaaatcacttttaggaaGCTACCAAGGAAGAAGTGAAGGGCAATACTATAGAATAGAGTGACAGCTCTGAGGCTGCTGATATGGTAGCGTCCTGCTAAAGTCTCTGGGCTTTTGGATGTGTATGTACTGAAGGACCCGGTAAACTGGGTCTCTTCAATGTAGAGAGAAGTTTTGCTCTCTCTCAGTCGAAACTTCACATAAGGAATTCTCAGCTCCTGTGGTGCTTTTGCAAACAAAAGTTGATCCACCATCCATTCATTTACATTGCTAGATGGATCCTAATTCAAGGCacatctttaaagctgaactttattcTTACCAGTCTTACCCTGCTGTAGTGGCTTCTCCTCTGTACTATAATTGCTTTGCCTGCTCTCACTACATACTATATGTtttttcacaatgtgcattagaatcaCCAAGTGAGATAGAACTGGCTGTAGGACACCCAgtatcatctagccctttccccCCCCAGCCCTATTGTACCTGGAACACCCCTTTTCTTTTGTTGGATTCAGTTCTTTCAAGATTTGAGACTCAGCATCTCTTGTGAGTATTAcaacaacttcctgtttccttcGGAAGCTATATACAGCACCCTACCAGTCCCTTCCactagccatgatctgcctggTAGGACTGGTAGGTCTCATTGAAGGTAGAGACACGGTGACCTGTTACCGGGCCGGCAATGTCGTGTTGTGTTCCACCGCAGAATCCCACACAGTTTATTCTGTCAAGCAATTTCATACGCAGAAGCAAGGAGAATGAGGATATAGGAGCAccccttgcttccctttagccatgcagccccAGATGTACTAACTCCGCATCCCCTGCACAATCTGAGGCTGTCAACAGCATTTTAGAagagattagtccctggcttaaTCCTGCCATTGGCTCCTGGGACTTTATAGCATCTCTGCTCCCAgtctccagtgcctgttgtagcattaaccTGGGCTGACTTGGTGCAGGTGTGTGAATTCATAAGATTTACTGTTCCTGTTTTGACCAACATGACACAATGATATCAGTGGGTATAAAATATAGCATGTAcatatttcattagcatgttgatacaGGGGGTCGAAGGATTAACcagggaaagcaaaaaaaagcagaCTAATTTCAGCTTGTCTCATAAAGCAGCTTTGAGGACCCATGAGCAAACTTCACCCCAGAACTAAGTATATTGCTGATAATAAATAGAACTTTTAAgcacatatttattcatttacagtaaaaaaaaaaacaacttgaccTGTAATTGTAACATGTTTGGAATTCTGAAATTAAAATGCATGTGAATGTGGCTTTAACCTATCCCTGTagtttaaaacacatgcacctggaagatttaCCTGGAGATTGGTTAATGTCATaatcactgctttattaaaaatcctcttttttttctgtctatggcCCTGTTTTTTGCTCTGATGGTAATCGTTGTTACTAAGACAAAAAGTAAGGGGAAAAGTAATTATCAGTTATTATAATAAACTATCAGTTGCCATCAGAGCAATAGGTAAGGGTGCAATAAGGACACCTGTTCCCAGAACGAATACATGAGAtgaagattatttttattttggaaatttcCTGATGtatctttaggacaggaagtggaggCAAACATCCCTGAAATGTACAGACAGCAAGCAATAACCTGACTGATGTTTTAAAAACCTTTCCCTGCTCGatacaaaacttacaaaaaacaaaaagttagggACAGACATATACCTTCCCACAGATCATATGATGAAACAGAATGATAGGTTCAAAGTTGTTCAATGAAGTACTATTGTGCCAGTGAATATATAATGAGAAACAACCCAAGTGGTTCAGCTACTCACCAAGATACAACCGTGTAACTTCAACTCCAAGATAGAGAAAAAGAATCACCACTTCCAGTATGATGTTAGAGGTGGGGTAAGGTAAAATAAGCCCTGGGATgggagaagaaaaataaatggttAGAGCTGTCAAACCACTAAATAATAATGCAGGTAATGGTGGGAATAAAGACTAAAAAGTAccagacctgatttattaaagctctccaaggctggagaggatacactttcattagtgaagctgggtgatccagcaaacatggaatggattttttaaagtcatttgctgttagcaaatgttttcaatcctgggccagatccatttcagatttgcgggatcacccagcttcactgatgaaagtgtatcctctccagccttggagagttttaattaatcaggcccaatgtaaaaaagtgaaaatggaaCTCcagttttgcaaatatttaaaaaaaacagctatgcAAGAAGTTTAGATCACTCTAACCCTAATATTAGGGCATACTTGCAAAAGCTCTTCCTACTATAAACAAAGTGTATCTAGCAATAGGAGCCCCCAGTTGTAGCCTCCTTCTGAGATCCTGGCcatgtttgttgttttatttatccTCATTCATTTTAAGTGACAGACCTGAACAAGGCTAGAAATGATTGTCAGACTTTCTTATTCTTACACAAGCTCCATGTATGTAGCTGTGGCAGCACTGAAGCCAAGGCGGCAGTATGACAGCCTGACAAACAGCATTTTGAATAGGAAAGATCAGCAAAGGTAGACTACACACAGTTATTGCctcctggaatgttttttttgcatcccTTGAAGTGgaagtatacattaaaaaaactatcAGGAGCAGGGAGGCTgtttattgcagatggaacaggcaaagtcctttctgcaataaaacatattcctgcctgtttgcagtcttttCTGAAATGTAGGTGCCGCTGAGAGTATGATGCTGGGTATGATGGGGGTATACCTACCGATGCCAGGAATCCATAAACCCCCAAGCTGCATATTTATATCattcagaaaatggaaaatgaaaaaagactgaaggaagatggtggtgatGGTGCAGAAGTGAGGAGAGTGTACAagcaggtacgtttattttattgcagaagggacatggctaCCTTTtccaataaacaacctgcctgtttgtaatatttattaatgtttagtTCTACTTCAAAAGAAATCTGTACTGGCTCACTGCTCATCTTTTCACTGCTCCATTATAcgatattatatttttgtgattaGTGAAgtttagtagtagtagtttaaAAAGGGGCTTTTATTTTACTACTTCCTTCCCTAATAAAAGTTAGTAGTGGAACAAATGGGTTAGATTTTTCTcttctaaaaattaaatttattattccatacagaagttaaaaaaaaacaaaacacaaaagcgtgagttcattaataataatgtgacgGCTCCttacctttatatataaatatgagaaCTTCAATCAGGAAGTAGGAGGCATCATACCATCCATTGAGGAAGAACAGCACTTCTAGTGGAGTGGATGACAGCTAATCTTGTAAAGGAAATCTTTTTACAATGATGAGAATTTAAGACAGAATATATAAATTGCCACAGGTACTAAAGATATACCAAATTTGTACACTTGTGCCGGGTGTGACACACAAAATGACAACTAAACAAATGTATATgacatgaaaagaaaaaggagaacgAATGGCTTTTCACAGCAACTTGGTGGTTTACTGAGTAAATGTTTGTAGCATCCTAAGCTATACAGAGCTCAACTGAGCTAGAAATCAGCATATAGATATGGCATAATTCACatatatgaaattttaaaattacacagtTATTTCAGATTAAAAGCACAGGGTTGTCTATTTTCATACGCATTTCACAGTATGGCTTCCTTAAGTAATCCTGGTAAGTGGgttcttttattaaataatttgttaattaatattattattctggaTATTAGACTAGAGATATTGGATATGCAGGGAATGGCATATAATGGGAGAGTCTCAGTCTGTGCTGGAGGAAAGCGGGTATAAAGAGGTAGcatgggtggctcagtggttagcactctggtctttgcagcactaggtcccaggtttgaatctcaggcaggacactatctgcatggagtttgcaggttctccccatatgtGTGTGGGattcctttgggtactccagtttcctcccacatgccaaaacaatatgcagttaggttgattgactacccccaaaaattgaccttatactgtcaTAAAGACATatgaggtaggaacattagattgtgagcccctttgagtgacagttagt
The genomic region above belongs to Pyxicephalus adspersus chromosome 9, UCB_Pads_2.0, whole genome shotgun sequence and contains:
- the TMEM216 gene encoding transmembrane protein 216 is translated as MASKGRRRGVLSSTPLEVLFFLNGWYDASYFLIEVLIFIYKGLILPYPTSNIILEVVILFLYLGVEVTRLYLGCRGNQCERKFPLAVSVGLTIPAGLLSLYFLFLQTYALRLETVLSCILLLFYALEAILGCAALITFSREPSY